A region from the Triticum aestivum cultivar Chinese Spring chromosome 3D, IWGSC CS RefSeq v2.1, whole genome shotgun sequence genome encodes:
- the LOC123074408 gene encoding uncharacterized protein translates to MMNFVHAQIKKAADETETILETTPAGKSDGEGALRAFIKVHISFKLALNICCYLPCLIQLYMLQRQGQKLRRLSNLFGCRDPEYVSPERSRSATPSDPASGQGHGEPFEDEDVGVVTQEVADDMTVGRYQARSAYELKPRTGINKYTPEDFTQRGQRGKRTVGTSRMAALDDYLDDVDEPEPERVPLPRKVKKISVKRGVEPASVESTSHRHFFIMLNLEWNLLCR, encoded by the exons atgatgaactttgtg catgcccagatcaagaaagcagctgatgagaccgagactattctggaaacaaccccggctggcaaaagcgatggggaaggtgcacttcgagcattcattaaggttcacatctccttcaaactagcacttaacatttGTTGCTACCTTCCATGTCTCATTCAattgtacatgttgcagcgccagggccaaaagttaaggcggctatcaaaccttttcggttgtcgtgaccctgagtatgtatcaccagaacggtctaggtcagcgacaccatcagatcccgcttcggggcagggccatggtgaacctttcgaggatgaggacgtgggtgtggtcacccaagag gttgctgatgatatgaccGTGGGGAGGTACCAGGCTCGGTCTGCATACGAGTTGAAGCCTAGGACGGGAATCAACaagtacacacctgaagacttcacccaaagaggccaaagaggcaaaaggacggtcggcacctcgcggatggcggctttggatgactatttggatgacgTGGACGAACCGGAGCCGGAGCgggttcctcttcctaggaaggtgaagaagataaGCGTCAAGAGGGGGGTGGAGCCAGCGAGCGTGGAAAGCACTAGTCATCGTCATTTTTTTATAATGTTGAACTTAGAGTGGaatttgttatgtcgttga